Proteins co-encoded in one Calderihabitans maritimus genomic window:
- a CDS encoding AbrB/MazE/SpoVT family DNA-binding domain-containing protein: MINKTKVFTPKVGSKGLMTLPKQVRDVLGIKEGDRILLKIEPDGRVVLEKALIVPANECILQTVER; this comes from the coding sequence TTGATTAATAAGACTAAGGTCTTTACGCCGAAAGTTGGTTCAAAAGGCTTAATGACTCTTCCGAAACAGGTAAGGGATGTACTGGGAATTAAAGAAGGCGACCGGATATTACTAAAAATTGAACCAGACGGGAGGGTGGTTTTAGAAAAAGCATTAATTGTTCCTGCAAATGAATGTATTTTGCAGACGGTAGAGCGTTGA
- a CDS encoding MerR family transcriptional regulator — translation MSKKKHEVLNLDQVPEDEPIFRISAVARITGISTSTIRYYESQGLLERRSKEKGKHRYYSKRDIERIKRIQKLRKENWETPVIRYMLESTKEK, via the coding sequence ATGAGTAAAAAGAAACATGAAGTTCTTAATTTAGACCAGGTTCCGGAGGATGAGCCCATCTTCCGCATCTCTGCTGTTGCTCGTATAACGGGAATCAGCACTTCAACTATCCGCTATTACGAATCTCAAGGACTTTTAGAACGGCGCAGCAAAGAAAAAGGCAAGCACCGCTATTATTCAAAGCGTGATATTGAGCGCATCAAGCGAATTCAAAAGCTGCGAAAGGAAAATTGGGAAACTCCTGTAATACGCTACATGCTCGAAAGCACGAAAGAAAAATAA
- a CDS encoding tyrosine-type recombinase/integrase, whose amino-acid sequence MEKILNAFEGYLRGEKDVSPATIRSYLSDLKKFMRWYFETTGDPVRVDAVGPLDIAEFKRYMLNQNRKPATINRALASLSTFFTWAVGQGHAAQNPVSGVKPVRETRSAPRALGRREQLALMRAVQKSGRVRDIALVTLLLHTGLRVSEVCALTLEDITLRERSGVVVVRSGKGSKRREVPLNATARKALKNWLAVRGEAPGPL is encoded by the coding sequence ATGGAGAAAATTTTAAATGCTTTTGAAGGCTATCTTCGAGGAGAAAAAGATGTAAGCCCGGCGACTATCCGTTCATATCTGAGCGACTTGAAAAAGTTTATGCGGTGGTATTTTGAAACTACCGGTGACCCTGTTAGGGTTGATGCAGTTGGTCCGCTTGATATTGCAGAATTTAAGCGATACATGTTAAACCAAAACCGGAAACCTGCCACAATTAACCGAGCATTAGCTTCTCTTTCTACTTTCTTCACCTGGGCGGTGGGGCAAGGTCACGCCGCCCAAAATCCTGTCAGCGGCGTGAAACCGGTGCGGGAAACAAGGTCAGCTCCCCGAGCTCTTGGACGGCGTGAGCAGTTAGCGTTGATGCGGGCAGTGCAGAAAAGCGGGCGGGTGCGGGATATTGCTTTAGTGACCCTACTCCTTCATACAGGGTTAAGGGTATCGGAAGTATGTGCTCTCACCCTTGAGGACATTACTCTCCGGGAGCGCAGCGGCGTTGTGGTAGTCCGCTCCGGCAAGGGCAGCAAGCGGCGTGAGGTGCCGCTTAACGCTACGGCGAGAAAAGCGTTAAAGAATTGGCTCGCTGTCCGAGGTGAAGCTCCCGGTCCGCT
- a CDS encoding site-specific integrase: protein GSLSPRAIEYLLAKYAYDARLEGVTPHVLRHTFCKSLIDAGESLDRVAVLAGHSNLNTTARYTRPSDKDLQRAVERLAWE, encoded by the coding sequence GGGTCTCTTTCTCCTCGTGCTATTGAATACCTGCTTGCGAAATACGCCTATGACGCCCGCCTGGAGGGGGTAACCCCTCATGTTTTACGCCATACTTTCTGTAAGTCGTTGATTGATGCCGGCGAAAGTCTGGACCGGGTAGCCGTGCTGGCTGGTCATTCAAATCTGAATACCACCGCCCGCTACACACGGCCCAGCGATAAGGACCTCCAGAGGGCTGTGGAGCGTTTGGCGTGGGAGTAG